One part of the Chryseobacterium mulctrae genome encodes these proteins:
- a CDS encoding energy transducer TonB, giving the protein MKKAILLLGIFFNFFVFAQETDAKNPVQNTISAVSALPDYNIIKTKLDLKQVVTKADSLPEFPGGMNAFKRKYFENIETLDLKQNEKVDTRLYFIVEKNGYVRNVTAVAKNKKHAEAAEQGVRKIFARWKPAKINGEPVRYLFYFPLTSKKYN; this is encoded by the coding sequence ATGAAAAAAGCTATTCTCTTACTTGGTATTTTTTTCAATTTTTTTGTTTTTGCGCAGGAAACTGATGCGAAAAATCCTGTTCAGAATACCATTTCCGCCGTTTCAGCATTACCTGATTACAACATCATTAAAACCAAATTAGATCTAAAACAAGTCGTTACAAAAGCAGATAGCCTTCCGGAATTTCCAGGTGGAATGAATGCTTTTAAAAGAAAATATTTCGAAAATATTGAAACTTTAGACCTTAAACAAAACGAAAAAGTAGATACAAGACTCTATTTTATCGTTGAAAAAAACGGATATGTAAGAAACGTTACTGCTGTTGCAAAAAATAAAAAACACGCAGAAGCAGCAGAACAGGGAGTAAGAAAGATTTTTGCCCGCTGGAAACCTGCAAAAATCAATGGTGAACCTGTACGTTACTTATTTTATTTTCCTTTGACAAGTAAAAAATATAATTAA
- a CDS encoding CBS domain-containing protein, whose translation MFIKDYISKDFPCFHLTDSIESARETLEAFGYTHIFIKKSHHFYGAIAKDFLYEEEGTLKNLEHQIERFAILEDNNIMDSIRLFYTFNANVIPVINKNEKYLGYICCDDVFQTFSKYPLFSETGAILTIETPARKYSMTEIANIVESNNSKFYGGFISFMSDEVIHITIKISNENLASIDATFDRYDYRIVEKYYSDEKTDLFKDRLGFLQKFIEI comes from the coding sequence ATGTTTATCAAGGACTATATCTCAAAAGATTTTCCGTGTTTTCATCTGACTGACTCTATCGAATCAGCTAGAGAAACTTTAGAAGCATTTGGATATACGCATATTTTCATTAAAAAATCCCACCACTTTTACGGAGCTATCGCCAAAGACTTCCTTTATGAGGAGGAAGGTACTCTGAAGAATCTGGAACATCAGATCGAGCGGTTTGCGATTTTGGAAGATAATAATATCATGGATAGCATCCGATTATTTTATACATTCAATGCCAACGTGATTCCTGTGATCAACAAAAACGAAAAATATCTGGGATACATCTGTTGTGATGATGTTTTTCAGACCTTTTCAAAATACCCTCTGTTTTCGGAAACCGGCGCTATTCTTACGATAGAAACTCCGGCAAGAAAATATTCAATGACAGAAATTGCGAATATCGTCGAGAGCAATAACTCTAAATTTTACGGCGGATTTATCAGTTTTATGTCAGATGAAGTGATTCATATCACCATCAAAATCAGTAACGAAAATCTAGCTTCAATTGATGCAACGTTTGACCGTTATGATTACAGAATTGTAGAAAAATATTATTCTGATGAGAAAACAGATCTTTTCAAAGACCGTTTAGGTTTTTTACAAAAATTTATCGAAATATAA
- a CDS encoding bestrophin family protein, producing MRVYNTKHFLKILVSLHKSDTMKILFPTMILMAVYSYGIQYLEIEYLHLTSKSKVSNVGMIHSLLGFVLSLLLVFRTNTAYDRWWEGRKLWGKLVNDTRNFAVKINMILSDDRDSANQIARYLKYYPHFLAKHLSQESTRLALDEDYSEIEKSLKNHGPTDLVILLTHKLHQLKKEGKISDVEMLYLDTQISGFLDVCGGCERIKNTPIPYSYSSFIKKFIILYVLALPIAYVINLGYFMIPLTVFVYYVLMSLELIAEEIEDPFNNDENDIPMETIAQNIEKNVHQIMGAKK from the coding sequence ATGAGAGTTTACAATACCAAACATTTCCTGAAAATATTGGTCAGCTTACACAAAAGCGACACCATGAAAATCCTTTTTCCAACAATGATTTTGATGGCTGTTTATTCTTACGGAATCCAGTATCTGGAAATTGAATATCTGCATTTGACCTCAAAATCTAAAGTCAGCAATGTCGGGATGATTCATTCTTTATTGGGATTTGTTTTGTCTTTATTGTTGGTTTTCAGAACCAATACCGCTTACGACAGATGGTGGGAAGGCAGAAAACTTTGGGGGAAATTGGTGAATGATACAAGAAATTTCGCCGTGAAAATCAATATGATTCTTTCAGACGACAGAGATTCTGCAAACCAGATTGCAAGATACTTGAAATACTATCCACATTTTTTAGCGAAACATCTTTCTCAGGAATCTACAAGATTGGCTCTGGATGAAGATTATTCTGAAATTGAAAAATCTTTAAAAAATCACGGACCCACCGATTTGGTGATTCTTCTGACGCACAAATTGCATCAATTAAAAAAGGAAGGAAAAATTTCTGATGTAGAAATGCTGTATTTAGATACGCAAATTTCAGGTTTTCTTGATGTTTGCGGAGGTTGTGAAAGAATTAAAAACACACCGATTCCTTATTCATATTCTTCATTTATAAAAAAGTTTATCATTTTATATGTTTTGGCTTTACCGATTGCTTATGTGATCAATCTTGGATACTTCATGATTCCATTGACGGTTTTTGTGTATTATGTCTTGATGAGTCTGGAATTAATTGCTGAGGAAATTGAAGATCCTTTCAATAATGATGAGAATGATATTCCTATGGAAACAATCGCTCAGAATATTGAAAAAAATGTGCATCAGATTATGGGTGCAAAAAAATAA
- a CDS encoding energy transducer TonB has protein sequence MKNLTIIIISNGFVFGQNIPVPPAMPSIPKTIENIYVTTVCPDYPDHEAYFPNGTEAFTKKVENAILDSAKIKKGENILKAMLNFTVECDGSLMEVQVIGSNVSFNIAVEKAIKQIKHKWIPAKYDGNFVKSKIQLPITINYK, from the coding sequence ATGAAAAATCTTACTATCATAATAATCTCAAATGGTTTTGTTTTCGGGCAAAATATTCCCGTACCTCCCGCAATGCCATCAATACCGAAAACAATAGAAAATATCTATGTAACTACAGTATGTCCTGATTATCCTGATCATGAGGCATATTTCCCCAATGGAACGGAAGCTTTTACCAAGAAAGTTGAGAATGCTATATTAGATTCTGCAAAAATTAAAAAAGGAGAAAACATTCTAAAAGCAATGCTTAATTTCACTGTAGAATGTGACGGAAGTTTGATGGAAGTTCAAGTTATTGGCTCAAACGTCAGTTTTAATATTGCTGTCGAAAAAGCCATAAAGCAGATTAAACATAAATGGATCCCAGCAAAATATGATGGCAATTTTGTAAAAAGCAAAATTCAACTTCCGATTACGATAAATTACAAATAA
- a CDS encoding energy transducer TonB, with amino-acid sequence MKKLILFSALLFGYFIQAQEVAGTTDLEELDLRKNKTDIYNAVEKPAYFPKGSLVFRQKFAKKFKEKNVISKEIEKCELTFIIERDGTLTNIKASGTNESFNNEAIRAVSKIKDKWIPAEIDGYKVRYRFRLPLTINFE; translated from the coding sequence ATGAAAAAACTTATTTTATTTTCGGCATTACTATTTGGCTATTTCATACAAGCTCAGGAAGTTGCAGGAACAACTGATTTAGAAGAATTGGATTTACGTAAAAATAAAACCGATATTTATAATGCTGTGGAAAAACCAGCTTACTTTCCCAAAGGCTCACTTGTTTTCAGACAAAAGTTTGCAAAAAAATTCAAAGAAAAAAACGTAATCAGTAAAGAAATAGAAAAATGTGAACTTACTTTTATCATTGAAAGAGATGGTACTCTTACTAATATTAAAGCATCTGGGACTAATGAAAGTTTCAATAACGAAGCTATTCGAGCGGTTTCTAAAATTAAAGACAAATGGATTCCTGCAGAAATTGACGGTTACAAAGTAAGATATCGTTTTAGATTACCTCTTACTATAAACTTTGAATAA
- the fbaA gene encoding class II fructose-bisphosphate aldolase, whose product MSRIFPAGVATGQLVTDIFQYAKENKFALPAVNVIGSSNVNAVMETAAKLNSPVIIQFSNGGAAFNAGKGLSNDAQKSAILGGIAGARHIHTLAEAYGATVILHTDHAAKKLLPWIDGLMDANEEFFKQTGKSLYSSHMLDLSEESLEENLEISAQYFERMAKMQMTLEVEIGVTGGEEDGVDNSSVDNSLLYTQPEDIAYTYEKLKAVSDNFTIAAAFGNVHGVYKPGNVVLTPKILDNSQKFVQEKFGTAEKPINFVFHGGSGSSLEEIREAIDYGVIKMNIDTDLQFAYTEGIRDYMVNNVEYLKTQIGNPEGEEKPNKKYYDPRVWIRKGEETFSKRLIQAFEDLNNVNTLK is encoded by the coding sequence ATGAGCAGAATTTTCCCGGCAGGAGTTGCCACAGGTCAGTTAGTTACAGATATTTTTCAATATGCTAAAGAAAACAAATTTGCATTACCTGCAGTGAACGTAATCGGTTCTAGCAACGTAAACGCAGTAATGGAAACTGCAGCAAAATTAAATTCACCTGTTATCATTCAGTTTTCTAACGGTGGAGCAGCTTTTAACGCTGGAAAAGGACTTAGCAACGACGCTCAGAAATCAGCTATTTTAGGTGGTATCGCAGGAGCTAGACATATTCATACCCTTGCTGAAGCTTACGGAGCAACAGTAATTTTACATACAGATCACGCTGCAAAAAAATTGTTGCCTTGGATCGACGGTTTGATGGATGCAAACGAAGAATTCTTCAAGCAGACAGGAAAATCTCTTTACTCTTCTCACATGCTTGATCTTTCTGAAGAATCTTTAGAAGAAAACCTTGAGATTTCTGCTCAATATTTCGAAAGAATGGCAAAAATGCAGATGACTTTAGAAGTTGAGATCGGGGTTACAGGAGGTGAAGAAGATGGTGTAGACAATTCTAGTGTAGACAACTCTTTATTGTACACACAACCTGAAGACATCGCTTACACTTACGAAAAACTGAAAGCAGTTTCTGACAACTTTACCATTGCAGCAGCTTTCGGAAACGTACACGGAGTTTACAAACCAGGGAACGTAGTTCTTACTCCAAAAATCTTAGATAACTCTCAGAAATTTGTTCAGGAGAAATTCGGAACTGCAGAGAAGCCAATTAATTTTGTATTCCACGGTGGTTCAGGTTCTTCTTTAGAAGAGATCAGAGAAGCTATTGATTACGGGGTAATTAAGATGAATATTGATACCGATCTTCAGTTCGCTTACACAGAAGGAATCAGAGATTACATGGTAAACAATGTAGAATATTTGAAAACTCAAATCGGAAACCCTGAAGGAGAAGAAAAGCCTAACAAAAAATATTATGACCCAAGAGTTTGGATCAGAAAAGGTGAAGAAACTTTCTCTAAGAGATTAATTCAGGCATTTGAAGATTTAAATAACGTAAATACGCTTAAATAA
- the mutS gene encoding DNA mismatch repair protein MutS, producing the protein MAKATKKETPLMTQYNTIKARYPDALLLFRVGDFYETFGQDAVRTSQILGIVLTKRANGEGHIELAGFPHHSVDSYLPKLVRAGIRVAICDQLEDPKTVKGIVKRGVTELVTPGVTFNDQVLSSKKNNFLLSLHKEKEKYGIALVDVSTGEFLVSEGNLDKILHIINTFDPSEIIYQRSVQIPDQLKNRNVFKLEDWAYQYNFAYEKLTNQFKTNSLKGFGVENLPLAITAAGAIFAYLVEDTHHKLLAHITKIQIIPQEDYLMMDHFTLRNLEIVYPSNPKGKSLLDIIDKTSTPMGGRLLRRRIILPLKSVEEIGRRLSLIDFLNENDQLKYEISQLLRAISDLDRLMGKLAAEKISPKELGYLRQSLINIQKIKGLLHPHADILAWLEPLNSLDELIELLENHLNEELPVNLAKGNVIKHNISEELDHLRGLQNKGRGFLDEMCQREVERTGITSLKIDFNNVFGYFIEVRNTHKDKVPSDWIRKQTLVNAERYITEELKEYESQILGAEEKISVLENQLYRKVCSDTMIYIDRIQENSNIIAQLDVAVGFSELAVSESYTKPVLNDGFGIDLKEARHPIIENALPLGEKYIPNDIFLDKDSQQIIMITGPNMAGKSAILRQTAIVCLMAQIGSFVPAKHAEIGLLDKIFTRVGASDNISAGESTFMVEMNEAANILNNISERSLILLDEIGRGTSTYDGVSIAWAIAEYLHQHPTQAKTLFATHYHELNEMTVNFERVKNFHVSIQENKGNIIFLRKLIPGGSEHSFGIHVAKLAGMPAKVVNRANEILKTLEASRSQSGSSESIKKVTDENMQLSFFQLDDPVLENIREELTKIDINTLTPIEALMKLNSIKKMIGG; encoded by the coding sequence ATGGCAAAGGCGACGAAGAAAGAAACCCCGTTAATGACGCAGTACAATACCATCAAGGCGAGATATCCTGATGCACTTTTACTTTTCAGAGTGGGAGATTTCTACGAAACTTTTGGGCAGGATGCCGTTCGAACATCTCAGATTTTAGGCATTGTTCTTACGAAAAGAGCCAACGGAGAAGGTCATATCGAATTGGCTGGTTTTCCGCATCATTCGGTAGATTCTTATTTGCCAAAATTGGTAAGAGCGGGAATTCGTGTGGCGATCTGCGACCAACTGGAAGATCCGAAAACCGTCAAAGGAATTGTAAAACGTGGCGTTACAGAATTGGTGACCCCCGGAGTTACGTTCAACGATCAGGTTCTTAGTTCAAAAAAGAATAATTTCCTGCTTTCGCTTCACAAAGAAAAAGAAAAATATGGAATTGCTTTGGTTGATGTTTCCACCGGAGAGTTTTTGGTAAGTGAAGGAAATTTAGATAAGATATTACACATCATCAATACGTTTGATCCGAGTGAAATTATTTATCAGAGAAGTGTACAGATTCCTGATCAGCTGAAAAACAGGAATGTTTTTAAATTGGAAGATTGGGCGTATCAATACAATTTCGCCTACGAAAAACTGACGAATCAGTTTAAAACCAATTCATTAAAAGGATTTGGGGTAGAAAATTTGCCTTTGGCAATTACTGCTGCAGGGGCTATTTTCGCTTATCTGGTTGAAGATACGCATCACAAATTATTGGCGCACATCACCAAAATTCAGATTATTCCGCAGGAAGATTATCTGATGATGGATCATTTTACGCTGAGAAATCTCGAGATCGTTTATCCGAGTAATCCGAAAGGGAAATCGTTATTAGATATTATCGATAAAACGTCCACACCAATGGGTGGAAGATTATTGAGAAGAAGAATTATCCTTCCTTTAAAATCTGTCGAAGAAATTGGAAGGCGACTTTCTCTGATTGATTTTTTAAACGAAAATGATCAATTAAAATATGAAATTTCCCAATTATTGCGTGCTATTTCAGATTTAGATCGTTTGATGGGAAAACTAGCGGCAGAAAAAATTTCACCTAAAGAATTAGGTTATCTGCGTCAAAGTTTGATTAATATTCAGAAAATTAAAGGATTACTTCATCCTCATGCTGATATTTTAGCTTGGCTGGAACCTTTAAATTCATTAGATGAATTGATTGAATTGCTTGAGAATCATTTAAATGAAGAGCTTCCGGTAAACCTTGCTAAAGGAAATGTAATTAAGCACAATATTTCTGAAGAGCTCGATCATTTGAGAGGTCTACAAAATAAAGGGCGTGGTTTTCTTGACGAAATGTGCCAACGCGAAGTAGAACGCACAGGAATTACCAGTCTGAAAATTGATTTTAATAATGTTTTCGGGTATTTTATTGAAGTAAGAAATACACATAAAGATAAAGTTCCTAGTGATTGGATCAGAAAGCAAACGCTTGTAAATGCTGAAAGATACATTACTGAAGAACTAAAAGAATACGAAAGCCAAATTTTGGGTGCCGAAGAAAAAATTAGTGTTCTTGAAAATCAGCTGTACCGAAAAGTCTGTTCAGACACGATGATCTACATCGACAGAATTCAGGAAAACTCAAACATTATTGCACAACTTGATGTTGCAGTAGGTTTCTCTGAATTGGCGGTTTCTGAAAGCTATACAAAACCTGTTTTGAACGATGGCTTTGGTATCGATTTAAAAGAAGCAAGGCATCCTATTATTGAAAATGCGCTTCCTTTAGGCGAAAAATATATTCCGAATGACATCTTTTTAGATAAAGATTCTCAACAGATTATTATGATTACCGGGCCCAACATGGCGGGTAAATCGGCAATTTTGCGACAGACTGCAATTGTTTGTTTAATGGCACAGATTGGAAGTTTTGTTCCTGCAAAGCATGCGGAAATCGGGCTTTTAGATAAAATTTTTACCAGAGTAGGAGCGAGCGATAATATTTCGGCTGGTGAATCTACTTTTATGGTGGAAATGAATGAAGCAGCGAATATTTTGAATAATATTTCTGAAAGAAGCTTGATTTTATTAGATGAAATTGGTCGTGGTACATCAACGTACGATGGGGTTTCTATTGCGTGGGCAATTGCTGAATATCTTCATCAACATCCGACTCAGGCAAAGACTTTGTTTGCGACGCACTATCACGAGCTGAATGAAATGACGGTAAATTTTGAGCGTGTGAAAAATTTCCATGTTTCTATTCAGGAGAATAAAGGGAATATCATTTTCTTAAGAAAATTAATTCCTGGCGGAAGCGAACATAGTTTTGGTATTCACGTGGCAAAACTGGCAGGAATGCCTGCAAAAGTAGTTAACAGAGCTAATGAAATTCTGAAAACTCTTGAAGCAAGTCGTTCTCAAAGCGGTTCTTCTGAAAGTATTAAAAAAGTAACTGATGAAAATATGCAGCTGTCTTTCTTTCAGTTAGATGATCCGGTTTTAGAAAACATCAGAGAAGAATTAACGAAAATTGATATTAATACCTTAACACCGATTGAAGCTTTAATGAAGCTGAATTCGATTAAAAAGATGATTGGAGGATAA
- a CDS encoding cupin-like domain-containing protein yields the protein MILENVDVVNDITKEDFQQNYFKKQKPLLIKNYASRWEAFDKWNFDFIKEKAGEQEVPLYDNKPADSKRSSDAPVAKMKMKDYIDTIKSKPSDLRIFFYIITDRLPELLKNFTYPDLGIKFFKRLPTLFFGGSDAHVLMHYDVDLGDFMHFHFEGKKRILLFDQKQSKFLYKVPLSVHTVYDIDYENPDYEKFPALKYAKGIEIFMEHGDALFIPGAFWHFNRYLEPGFSMSLRALPNKPKVFANMMYHVFIMRYTDKLMRKLFKANWVNFKQKWAYEKATEALEKHLKSIKV from the coding sequence ATGATTCTCGAAAACGTAGACGTTGTCAACGATATAACGAAAGAAGATTTTCAGCAAAATTATTTCAAAAAACAGAAACCACTGCTCATAAAAAATTATGCGAGCCGATGGGAAGCTTTCGACAAATGGAATTTTGATTTCATTAAAGAAAAAGCGGGTGAACAGGAAGTTCCGTTGTACGATAACAAACCAGCTGATTCTAAGAGAAGTTCTGATGCGCCTGTCGCAAAGATGAAAATGAAAGATTATATTGATACGATAAAATCGAAACCATCCGACCTTCGTATTTTCTTTTATATTATTACCGACCGTCTTCCCGAATTGCTTAAAAATTTCACTTATCCTGATTTGGGAATTAAATTTTTCAAAAGACTTCCTACGTTATTTTTTGGCGGAAGTGATGCGCATGTTTTAATGCATTATGACGTTGATTTGGGAGATTTTATGCACTTTCATTTTGAAGGCAAGAAGAGAATTCTTTTGTTTGACCAGAAACAGTCGAAGTTTTTATATAAAGTTCCACTTTCGGTTCACACGGTTTATGATATTGATTATGAAAATCCAGATTACGAGAAATTTCCAGCTTTAAAATATGCGAAAGGCATTGAAATTTTCATGGAACACGGTGATGCACTTTTCATTCCCGGAGCTTTTTGGCATTTCAACAGATATTTGGAACCTGGCTTTTCGATGTCGTTAAGAGCTTTACCTAACAAACCTAAAGTTTTTGCCAATATGATGTATCATGTTTTTATCATGAGATATACTGATAAACTAATGCGAAAACTTTTTAAAGCAAATTGGGTGAATTTTAAGCAAAAATGGGCGTATGAAAAAGCGACGGAAGCTTTGGAGAAACATTTGAAAAGCATTAAAGTTTGA
- the accD gene encoding acetyl-CoA carboxylase, carboxyltransferase subunit beta translates to MAFDWFKRKAQNITTSTDDKKDVPKGLWHQTPSGKVVEHDELKKNNYVSPEDDFHVRIGSAEFFDILFDEGKFTELDANVESIDILSFKDTKSYTDRLKEVKAKTKLTDSIRNAVGTVNGTEMVVSCMDFAFIGGSLGSVMGEKIRRAIDYCIEKRLPYMIICQSGGARMQEATYSLMQLAKVQAKLAQLSEAGLLYIAYLCDPTFGGITASFAMTADIIMAEPKALIGFAGPRVIRETIGRDLPEGFQTSEFLQEKGFVDFIVKRTEIKEVVSKTVNLLAVKA, encoded by the coding sequence ATGGCATTCGACTGGTTTAAAAGAAAAGCACAAAATATTACCACTTCTACAGATGATAAAAAAGACGTACCAAAAGGTCTTTGGCATCAGACTCCATCAGGAAAAGTAGTGGAACACGACGAATTAAAGAAAAACAATTATGTTTCTCCTGAAGACGATTTTCATGTAAGAATAGGAAGTGCAGAGTTTTTTGACATCCTTTTTGACGAAGGAAAATTCACTGAGCTTGATGCAAATGTGGAAAGTATTGATATTCTTAGCTTTAAAGATACCAAGTCATATACCGACCGTCTGAAAGAAGTAAAAGCAAAAACAAAGCTTACTGATTCTATCAGAAATGCTGTAGGAACCGTAAACGGAACCGAGATGGTAGTTTCTTGTATGGATTTTGCGTTCATCGGAGGATCTTTAGGTTCTGTGATGGGTGAAAAAATCAGAAGAGCAATTGATTACTGTATCGAAAAAAGACTTCCATACATGATTATTTGTCAGTCTGGAGGAGCAAGAATGCAGGAAGCAACGTATTCTTTGATGCAGTTGGCAAAAGTTCAGGCTAAATTGGCTCAGCTTTCAGAAGCAGGACTTTTATACATCGCTTATCTTTGTGACCCAACTTTCGGTGGAATTACCGCTTCTTTTGCCATGACTGCAGATATTATTATGGCAGAACCAAAAGCTTTGATCGGATTTGCCGGACCAAGAGTTATCCGTGAAACCATCGGTAGAGATTTACCGGAAGGTTTCCAGACTTCAGAATTTTTGCAGGAAAAAGGCTTTGTAGATTTTATTGTGAAAAGAACAGAAATTAAAGAAGTTGTTTCTAAAACAGTAAATCTTTTGGCTGTAAAAGCTTAA
- a CDS encoding RNA methyltransferase yields MVNKLKLEELNRIDVETFKKVEKIPLVVVLDNIRSMHNVGATFRTADAFLVQKIILCGITPQPPHREIHKAALGATESVDWSYENDINATINDLKSQGFEVVGIEQTTNSTMITDFKIENTKKYAVILGNEVEGISDEALQNIDSFIEIPQLGTKHSLNVSVCGGIVMWEFAKALK; encoded by the coding sequence TTGGTAAATAAATTAAAACTGGAAGAACTCAACAGAATTGATGTAGAAACTTTTAAAAAAGTTGAGAAAATTCCTTTGGTGGTCGTTTTAGATAATATAAGAAGCATGCACAATGTGGGTGCGACTTTCAGAACAGCAGATGCTTTTTTGGTTCAGAAAATTATTCTGTGTGGAATTACACCACAACCGCCACACCGTGAAATTCACAAAGCAGCTTTAGGTGCTACAGAAAGTGTAGACTGGAGTTATGAAAACGACATTAACGCAACTATTAATGATTTAAAAAGCCAGGGTTTTGAAGTTGTAGGTATCGAGCAAACGACAAACAGTACAATGATCACTGATTTTAAAATCGAAAACACTAAAAAATATGCGGTGATTTTAGGCAATGAAGTAGAAGGAATCAGCGACGAAGCTTTGCAGAATATTGATTCTTTTATTGAAATTCCACAGCTCGGAACAAAGCATTCTTTAAACGTAAGTGTATGCGGCGGAATCGTGATGTGGGAGTTTGCAAAAGCCCTAAAATAA
- a CDS encoding DUF6973 domain-containing protein produces MRTFKVVLNTITSMSLKKIFRLLSAVLPHPLFSILSFYATTKAFSIAQKLYPKTASKNGEGNAFRHSLWCCLIMMYCSKVSSPQKALDFCKKITDLHEELFPNEPLETKMDLHNNKIGMDYFMELLPGIHRQFFEKSFFIKELQKKTANAKILKSLDDDFEGELVYLDEK; encoded by the coding sequence ATGAGGACATTTAAAGTCGTTTTAAATACCATCACATCAATGAGTTTAAAGAAAATATTTAGACTCTTATCTGCTGTTTTACCGCACCCTCTTTTTTCGATTTTAAGTTTTTATGCAACAACAAAAGCCTTTTCTATCGCACAGAAACTTTATCCAAAAACGGCATCCAAAAACGGTGAAGGAAACGCTTTCAGACATTCGCTTTGGTGTTGCCTGATTATGATGTATTGTAGCAAGGTTTCTTCACCTCAAAAGGCATTAGATTTCTGCAAAAAAATTACAGATCTTCACGAAGAATTATTTCCGAACGAACCTTTGGAAACAAAAATGGATCTCCATAATAATAAAATAGGGATGGATTATTTCATGGAACTTCTTCCTGGAATTCATCGTCAGTTTTTTGAGAAAAGCTTTTTTATTAAAGAATTACAAAAGAAAACAGCCAATGCCAAAATTTTGAAAAGTCTGGATGATGATTTTGAAGGAGAACTGGTTTATCTGGATGAAAAATAA
- a CDS encoding NAD kinase, producing the protein MKAAIYSQKKDLDTFLYLSKFISELESRGVKSVLFDEMAEALQFSKIFETFGNKQDLIDKEVDLFFTFGGDGTIVNSLTFIEDLEIPVVGVNTGRLGFLASFTKEEAFKELDSILKGDVKTSRRSVIEVVSPKSDEFFPYALNDVTVSRKETTSMVTVDSYINDEFLNVFWGDGVIVSTPTGSTAYSLSCGGPIISPNNENFVITPIAPHNLNVRPLVVNDKVEIKFKVESRVPQYSLSLDSRLIHIETDKEIIIKKASFQLLLVQPNNLSFYETIRQKLLWGRDKRN; encoded by the coding sequence ATGAAGGCAGCCATATATTCTCAGAAAAAAGATCTTGATACTTTTTTATATTTAAGCAAATTTATTTCTGAACTGGAAAGCAGAGGTGTAAAATCTGTTTTGTTTGACGAAATGGCTGAAGCGCTTCAGTTTTCTAAAATTTTTGAGACTTTTGGCAACAAACAGGATCTTATTGATAAAGAAGTTGATCTTTTCTTCACTTTCGGAGGCGATGGAACGATTGTAAATTCTTTAACTTTCATTGAAGATCTTGAAATCCCTGTTGTAGGGGTCAACACCGGAAGACTCGGATTTTTGGCAAGTTTCACTAAAGAAGAAGCCTTTAAAGAACTTGATTCTATTTTAAAAGGCGATGTAAAAACCAGCCGAAGATCTGTAATAGAAGTTGTTTCGCCAAAATCTGACGAGTTTTTTCCGTATGCTTTAAATGATGTAACCGTTTCCAGAAAAGAGACCACGTCAATGGTAACGGTAGATTCTTATATTAATGATGAATTTTTAAATGTTTTTTGGGGTGACGGTGTAATTGTTTCTACACCAACCGGCTCTACAGCGTATTCGTTAAGTTGTGGCGGACCGATTATTTCTCCAAACAACGAAAATTTTGTTATTACACCGATTGCTCCTCACAATTTAAATGTAAGACCTTTGGTTGTCAACGATAAAGTAGAAATTAAATTTAAAGTGGAAAGCAGAGTTCCGCAATATTCTCTTTCATTAGATTCAAGATTAATTCATATCGAAACCGATAAAGAAATTATAATCAAAAAGGCGAGCTTCCAGCTATTATTGGTGCAGCCCAACAATTTAAGTTTCTACGAAACCATCCGTCAGAAGCTACTTTGGGGACGCGATAAAAGAAATTAG